A single window of Colletes latitarsis isolate SP2378_abdomen chromosome 11, iyColLati1, whole genome shotgun sequence DNA harbors:
- the LOC143348575 gene encoding uncharacterized protein LOC143348575 isoform X22, producing the protein MTISASILGLIAAAAIVGSEPHGVFGGSGGLAYSGASASASANAYAGSGASVSALSNANAFVGNFPGIDGGHEGHKGIRSYDNTGFGNQPNGGHDSSSGHTGVKGGRGSGCSKCKWEDDEYWETEEEEEEPEERNEDECDDGDDGQYRPEHHHGRGKKPNVQKLGAPGVGGAPGVGGAPVKGGPGGSGSPSSGSPWNKPSGQQHGQQPGAGSKPWNQGPGGPAGTFGTGPQGSTGPNAGKPGVTNQPGWNKGPETGSGCSGNNSPGSGCGQDSSGVGPVKQGPVPFGSPNAGNVQKQGSPNYSTSPTGGYGPQGSSPTPGCGPYGNCGPTSGGGPGYPGKPGSPGSQGGPGYPGSPGSSGSPGGPGSPGCTGGPYGNCGGAAPGGSPVKSGPFAGHPGSGSPYGGTPGSPGAPGAPGGQGPGSPGSPGCTGGPYGNCGTAPGGSPVKSGPFAGHPGSGSPYGGTPGSPGSPGCTGGPYGNCGTAPGGSPVKNGPAGYPGSGSPESPNGSDGHPGGPAYPGSSGSPGGQGGPGYPGSPGSSGKPGGPGSPGCTGSPYGNCGGATPGGSPVTGGPFGGHPGSGSPYGGIPGSSGSPGGPGYPGKPGSPGSSGGPGAPEGPKYPGSSGSPGCTGGRYGNCDGSAPGGSPVKNGPFAGHPESGSPYGGTPGSPGSPGGPGYPGSPGSPGGPGRPGSPGSPGSHGGPGYPSRPGSSGSPGGPGSPGGPGSPGCTGGPYGNCGGAAPGGSPVKGGPFGGHPGSGSPYGGTPGSLGSPGGPGYPGKPGSPGSSGGPGAPGGPKYPGSSGSPGDQEGPGSPGSPGCTGGRYGNCDGSAPGGFPVKNEPFAGHPGSSSPYGGTPGSPGSPGGPGYPGSPGSPGGPGYPASPGSPGSPGCTSGPYGNCGATPGGSPYGPSAGHPGHPGSGSPIGGSLGSPGGSGYPGSPGSPGSPGGSQTPYGPFTGVSTSAGAHAGVSGPSPGSRHPPGTPGSGSPGSSPSYSPNGPYGGQKPGPYGPSSGAPGVKGGPSGAGHPPGTPGSGAPGSSPSYSPNAPSSNSPFGNAGTPGSPNGPYGGQKPGPYGPGSGAPGVKGGPGGSGPGTSPNGPYPGNGKPSPGSSPSAPGASPNKPGAGNGHPPGGQSKPDGDSKIFYINVNPAPGTPAGSKPHGNTGPHGGPGTTKSPFGTGPSEPTRPYQPGPHGGAGTTKPAYQPGPHEDAGPTKSPFQPSPYGGAGTTKSPFQTSPYGGAGTAKPPYQPGPHANTAPTKSPFQPGPYGGAGTTKSPYPNGPHAGTPGGSPGWPGSGINGPTNQSPLGVQPGSGTSGCTGSGQGCGSGCSQSNSPGGKPCDENNIPNIEKLSGPAGEGPDDFSQSSQAVFPPGEAIRPSNAPGCTYGSCPPGSGPSPGGKPDNVNKIPGGPGTYEWNPFLTGKVSPPSSGGSYPTATTSKPIGVGNPFFGGGPAVGVGAGAGAWSGASSGSHVPQNGNSPFGEGSTKPVGKDNPFFGPGSGPTRGDIGGTGGPKTGGPGFQTQPPNSIVGGGAGQPSSGNPFGVGAGSAAGTFGHYPGSGPESGNGGGGPGGVKKPLGTHRGSGSGGGVGIGLDGFGNLPGHENGGSFGGAFSGAFSSAHASSFADSKAASFGLGGPNPNFGEGNGGNWASSGAASQAGSGSWSSSGASAYASSSAGSWAGAGPHAVKG; encoded by the exons ATGACGATCAGCGCGTCGATCCTCGGCCTGATCGCGGCGGCGGCCATTGTTGGCTCAG AACCGCACGGGGTATTTGGTGGAAGTGGAGGTCTAGCGTACA GCGGTGCTTCCGCGTCGGCGTCAGCGAATGCGTATGCAGGGTCAGGAGCAAGCGTGTCCGCGTTGAGCAACGCGAACGCGTTCGTTGGGAATTTTCCCGGAATCGACGGTGGCCACGAGGGGCACAAAGGAATCCGCAGCTACGACAACACCGGATTCGGCAACCAGCCGAACGGCGGCCATGACAGTTCGTCCGGGCATACTGGAGTGAAGGGTGGTCGAGGTAGCGGTTGCTCGAAATGCAAATGGGAGGATGACGAATATTGGGAAACGGAGGAAGAGGAAGAAGAGCCGGAGGAGAGGAATGAAGACGAATGCGACGATGGCGACGATGGCCAATACAGGCCGGAACACCATCACGGGCGTGGAAAAAAACCAAATGTGCAGAAATTGGGAGCACCGGGAGTAGGTGGAGCACCAGGTGTGGGGGGAGCACCAGTCAAAGGAGGCCCAGGAGGAAGTGGAAGCCCATCGTCGGGATCTCCATGGAACAAACCATCAGGTCAACAACATGGTCAACAGCCTGGAGCTGGTTCCAAACCTTGGAATCAAGGACCTGGAGGTCCGGCTGGAACTTTTGGAACTGGACCGCAAGGTTCTACAGGCCCCAATGCAGGCAAACCGGGTGTAACGAATCAGCCAGGATGGAACAAGGGGCCTGAAACAGGCTCCGGATGTTCTGGCAATAATTCACCAGGCTCCGGATGCGGTCAAG ACTCAAGTGGTGTTGGTCCAGTAAAGCAAGGACCAGTGCCGTTCGGTAGCCCCAATGCGGGCAATGTTCAGAAACAAGGATCTCCAAACTATTCAACCAGTCCTACGGGAGGCTACGGCCCTCAGGGATCAAGTCCTACGCCTGGATGTGGTCCTTACGGTAACTGTGGACCTACATCCGGTGGCGGTCCAGGATATCCAGGCAAACCGGGAAGTCCAGGAAGTCAAGGAGGGCCAGGATATCCAGGCAGTCCGGGAAGTTCTGGAAGTCCAGGAGGTCCAGGCAGTCCAGGATGTACCGGTGGTCCTTATGGAAATTGTGGTGGAGCTGCACCTGGTGGATCTCCTGTGAAGAGTGGACCATTTGCTGGTCATCCGGGAAGCGGATCGCCTTACGGTGGAACACCAGGAAGTCCGGGTGCTCCAGGTGCTCCAGGAGGTCAAGGACCAGGCAGTCCAGGAAGTCCAGGATGTACCGGTGGTCCTTATGGTAATTGTGGAACTGCACCTGGTGGATCTCCCGTGAAGAGTGGACCATTTGCTGGTCATCCGGGAAGCGGATCGCCTTACGGTGGAACACCAGGAAGTCCGG GAAGTCCAGGATGTACCGGTGGTCCTTATGGTAATTGTGGAACTGCACCTGGTGGATCTCCCGTGAAGAATGGACCGGCTGGTTATCCGGGAAGTGGATCACCTGAAAGCCCAAATGGTTCAGATGGGCACCCAGGGGGCCCAGCATATCCAGGTAGTTCTGGAAGTCCAGGAGGTCAAGGCGGGCCGGGATATCCAGGCAGTCCGGGAAGCTCAGGAAAACCAGGAGGTCCAGGAAGTCCAGGATGTACTGGTAGCCCGTATGGAAATTGTGGTGGAGCTACACCTGGTGGATCTCCAGTGACGGGTGGACCATTTGGGGGCCATCCGGGAAGCGGATCGCCTTACGGTGGAATACCAGGAAGTTCAGGCAGTCCAGGAGGTCCAGGATACCCAGGCAAACCAGGAAGTCCAGGAAGTTCAGGTGGTCCCGGTGCTCCAGAAGGTCCAAAATATCCGGGTAGTTCAGGAAGTCCAGGATGTACCGGTGGTCGCTATGGAAATTGTGATGGGTCTGCACCTGGTGGATCTCCAGTGAAGAATGGACCATTTGCTGGTCATCCAGAAAGCGGTTCACCTTATGGTGGTACACCTGGAAGTCCAGGCAGTCCAGGAGGTCCAGGATATCCAGGCAGCCCGGGAAGTCCAGGAGGTCCAGGTAGACCAGGAAGTCCAGGAAGTCCAGGAAGTCATGGAGGCCCAGGATATCCAAGCAGACCAGGAAGTTCGGGAAGTCCAGGAGGTCCAGGAAGTCCAGGAGGTCCAGGAAGTCCAGGATGTACTGGTGGTCCGTATGGAAATTGTGGTGGAGCTGCACCTGGTGGATCTCCAGTGAAGGGTGGACCATTTGGTGGTCATCCGGGAAGCGGATCGCCTTACGGTGGAACACCAGGAAGTTTAGGCAGTCCAGGAGGTCCAGGATACCCAGGCAAACCAGGAAGTCCAGGAAGTTCAGGTGGTCCCGGTGCTCCAGGAGGTCCAAAATATCCGGGTAGTTCGGGAAGTCCGGGAGATCAAGAAGGACCAGGCAGTCCAGGAAGTCCAGGATGTACCGGTGGTCGTTATGGAAATTGTGATGGGTCTGCACCTGGTGGATTTCCAGTGAAGAATGAACCATTCGCTGGTCATCCAGGAAGCAGTTCGCCTTACGGTGGTACACCTGGAAGTCCAGGCAGCCCAGGAGGTCCAGGATATCCAGGCAGTCCGGGAAGTCCGGGAG GTCCAGGATATCCAGCCAGTCCGGGAAGTCCAGGAAGTCCAGGATGTACCAGTGGTCCTTACGGTAATTGTGGAGCTACACCTGGTGGATCTCCGTATGGGCCATCTGCTGGACATCCAGGACATCCAGGAAGTGGATCACCTATCGGTGGTTCTCTTGGAAGTCCAGGAGGATCAGGATATCCAGGCAGTCCGGGTAGTCCAGGGAGTCCAGGTGGATCTCAAACACCATATGGACCGTTTACAGGCGTAAGCACAAGTGCTGGTGCTCACGCTGGTGTGAGTGGACCAAGTCCTGGAAGTAGGCACCCTCCTGGAACACCAGGAAGTGGGTCACCTGGCTCCAGTCCCTCGTACTCGCCAAATGGTCCTTATGGTGGTCAGAAGCCTGGACCTTATGGACCTAGCAGCGGAGCTCCGGGAGTGAAAGGAGGTCCGAGCGGTGCAGGGCACCCACCTGGAACACCAGGAAGTGGAGCACCAGGCTCCAGTCCCTCGTACTCGCCAAATGCTCCATCTAGCAATTCTCCGTTTGGAAACGCAGGAACACCAGGTTCTCCAAATGGACCTTATGGTGGTCAGAAGCCTGGACCTTATGGACCTGGGAGTGGAGCTCCGGGCGTGAAAGGAGGCCCGGGCGGTTCAGGGCCTGGCACTTCACCAAACGGTCCTTACCCTGGAAATGGAAAACCTAGCCCTGGCAGCAGTCCATCCGCGCCAGGAGCATCTCCCAACAAGCCAGGCGCTGGAAATGGACACCCACCCGGTGGTCAAAGTAAACCCGACGGAGACAGTAAAATCTTTTACATAAACGTGAATCCTGCTCCGGGAACTCCGGCTGGAAGCAAGCCTCACGGTAACACTGGTCCTCATGGAGGACCTGGAACGACGAAATCTCCCTTCGGAACTGGACCGTCTGAACCGACTAGACCATATCAACCTGGTCCTCATGGCGGCGCTGGAACCACTAAACCTGCTTACCAACCAGGTCCTCATGAAGATGCAGGACCTACGAAGTCTCCTTTCCAGCCAAGTCCTTATGGCGGTGCTGGAACCACAAAATCTCCTTTCCAAACAAGTCCTTATGGCGGAGCTGGAACTGCAAAGCCTCCTTACCAACCAGGTCCTCATGCAAATACAGCACCCACGAAGTCTCCTTTCCAACCAGGACCTTATGGTGGAGCTGGAACGACGAAATCTCCCTATCCAAATGGACCTCACGCAGGCACTCCTGGAGGTAGCCCTGGCTGGCCCGGTTCAGGAATAAACGGACCAACGAACCAAAGCCCGTTAGGCGTACAACCTGGAAGCGGTACGAGCGGTTGTACAG GTAGTGGTCAGGGTTGCGGAAGCGGATGCAGTCAGAGTAACTCTCCGGGCGGCAAACCTTGCGATGAAAACAATATTCCTAACATCGAAAAGCTCTCTGGACCGGCAGGCGAAGGGCCCGACGATTTCTCGCAATCTTCGCAAGCAGTGTTCCCTCCTGGTGAAGCCATTCGACCATCCAACGCACCTGGCTGCACTTATGGCAGTTGTCCGCCTGGATCGGGTCCATCGCCCGGTGGCAAACCGGACAACGTGAATAAAATTCCCGGAGGGCCTGGAACGTATGAATGGAATCCCTTTTTGACTGGAAAAGTGTCGCCTCCTAGTAGTG GTGGCTCGTACCCTACAGCAACTACCAGCAAGCCAATTGGTGTTGGGAACCCCTTCTTCGGAGGAGGACCTGCAGTTGGCGTAGGAGCTGGAGCTGGTGCATGGAGCGGCGCCAGTTCCGGAAGTCACGTCCCTCAGAACGGAAACTCTCCGTTTGGAGAGGGATCGACGAAACCCGTGGGTAAAGACAATCCGTTCTTTGGACCAGGATCAGGACCCACGCGTGGCGATATCGGGGGCACAGGTGGTCCAAAGACTGGAGGACCAGGTTTTCAGACACAGCCCCCAAACAGCATCGTTGGAGGTGGAGCGGGCCAACCATCGAGTGGGAATCCATTCGGTGTTGGAGCAGGTTCTGCAGCAGGTACCTTCGGTCACTATCCTGGTTCAGGTCCTGAATCTGGTAACGGcggcggaggtcctgggggagtgAAGAAACCGTTAGGAACACATCGTGGTAGCGGAAGCGGAGGTGGCGTTGGAATTGGTTTGGACGGTTTTGGAAACTTACCTGGACACGAAAACGGCGGCTCCTTCGGTGGAGCGTTTTCTGGCGCCTTCAGCAGCGCTCATGCCTCCAGTTTCGCTGACTCGAAGGCTGCCTCGTTTGGCTTGGGAG GGCCAAATCCAAATTTCGGAGAGGGGAATGGCGGAAATTGGGCCTCCAGTGGCGCGGCAAGTCAAGCCGGAAGTGGTTCCTGGTCCTCCAGCGGAGCATCCGCTTACGCCAGCAGCAGCGCAGGCA GCTGGGCAGGCGCAGGACCACACGCTGTGAAAGGATAG
- the LOC143348575 gene encoding uncharacterized protein LOC143348575 isoform X7, translating to MTISASILGLIAAAAIVGSEPHGVFGGSGGLAYSGASASASANAYAGSGASVSALSNANAFVGNFPGIDGGHEGHKGIRSYDNTGFGNQPNGGHDSSSGHTGVKGGRGSGCSKCKWEDDEYWETEEEEEEPEERNEDECDDGDDGQYRPEHHHGRGKKPNVQKLGAPGVGGAPGVGGAPVKGGPGGSGSPSSGSPWNKPSGQQHGQQPGAGSKPWNQGPGGPAGTFGTGPQGSTGPNAGKPGVTNQPGWNKGPETGSGCSGNNSPGSGCGQDSSGVGPVKQGPVPFGSPNAGNVQKQGSPNYSTSPTGGYGPQGSSPTPGCGPYGNCGPTSGGGPGYPGKPGSPGSPGSPGCTGGPYGNCGGAAPGGSPVKSGPFAGHPGSGSPYGGTPGSPGAPGAPGGQGPGSPGSPGCTGGPYGNCGTAPGGSPVKSGPFAGHPGSGSPYGGTPGSPGSPGCTGGPYGNCGTAPGGSPVKNGPAGYPGSGSPESPNGSDGHPGGPAYPGSSGSPGGQGGPGYPGSPGSSGKPGGPGSPGCTGSPYGNCGGATPGGSPVTGGPFGGHPGSGSPYGGIPGSSGSPGGPGYPGKPGSPGSSGGPGAPEGPKYPGSSGSPGCTGGRYGNCDGSAPGGSPVKNGPFAGHPESGSPYGGTPGSPGSPGGPGYPGSPGSPGGPGRPGSPGSPGSHGGPGYPSRPGSSGSPGGPGSPGGPGSPGCTGGPYGNCGGAAPGGSPVKGGPFGGHPGSGSPYGGTPGSLGSPGGPGYPGKPGSPGSSGGPGAPGGPKYPGSSGSPGDQEGPGSPGSPGCTGGRYGNCDGSAPGGFPVKNEPFAGHPGSSSPYGGTPGSPGSPGGPGYPGSPGSPGGPGRPGSQGGYPSSPGSSGSPGGPGSPGCTGGPYGNCGGAAPGGSPVKNGPFTGHPGSGSPNVGSPGSPGGPGYPASPGSPGSPGCTSGPYGNCGATPGGSPYGPSAGHPGHPGSGSPIGGSLGSPGGSGYPGSPGSPGSPGGSQTPYGPFTGVSTSAGAHAGVSGPSPGSRHPPGTPGSGSPGSSPSYSPNGPYGGQKPGPYGPSSGAPGVKGGPSGAGHPPGTPGSGAPGSSPSYSPNAPSSNSPFGNAGTPGSPNGPYGGQKPGPYGPGSGAPGVKGGPGGSGPGTSPNGPYPGNGKPSPGSSPSAPGASPNKPGAGNGHPPGGQSKPDGDSKIFYINVNPAPGTPAGSKPHGNTGPHGGPGTTKSPFGTGPSEPTRPYQPGPHGGAGTTKPAYQPGPHEDAGPTKSPFQPSPYGGAGTTKSPFQTSPYGGAGTAKPPYQPGPHANTAPTKSPFQPGPYGGAGTTKSPYPNGPHAGTPGGSPGWPGSGINGPTNQSPLGVQPGSGTSGCTGSGQGCGSGCSQSNSPGGKPCDENNIPNIEKLSGPAGEGPDDFSQSSQAVFPPGEAIRPSNAPGCTYGSCPPGSGPSPGGKPDNVNKIPGGPGTYEWNPFLTGKVSPPSSGGSYPTATTSKPIGVGNPFFGGGPAVGVGAGAGAWSGASSGSHVPQNGNSPFGEGSTKPVGKDNPFFGPGSGPTRGDIGGTGGPKTGGPGFQTQPPNSIVGGGAGQPSSGNPFGVGAGSAAGTFGHYPGSGPESGNGGGGPGGVKKPLGTHRGSGSGGGVGIGLDGFGNLPGHENGGSFGGAFSGAFSSAHASSFADSKAASFGLGGPNPNFGEGNGGNWASSGAASQAGSGSWSSSGASAYASSSAGSWAGAGPHAVKG from the exons ATGACGATCAGCGCGTCGATCCTCGGCCTGATCGCGGCGGCGGCCATTGTTGGCTCAG AACCGCACGGGGTATTTGGTGGAAGTGGAGGTCTAGCGTACA GCGGTGCTTCCGCGTCGGCGTCAGCGAATGCGTATGCAGGGTCAGGAGCAAGCGTGTCCGCGTTGAGCAACGCGAACGCGTTCGTTGGGAATTTTCCCGGAATCGACGGTGGCCACGAGGGGCACAAAGGAATCCGCAGCTACGACAACACCGGATTCGGCAACCAGCCGAACGGCGGCCATGACAGTTCGTCCGGGCATACTGGAGTGAAGGGTGGTCGAGGTAGCGGTTGCTCGAAATGCAAATGGGAGGATGACGAATATTGGGAAACGGAGGAAGAGGAAGAAGAGCCGGAGGAGAGGAATGAAGACGAATGCGACGATGGCGACGATGGCCAATACAGGCCGGAACACCATCACGGGCGTGGAAAAAAACCAAATGTGCAGAAATTGGGAGCACCGGGAGTAGGTGGAGCACCAGGTGTGGGGGGAGCACCAGTCAAAGGAGGCCCAGGAGGAAGTGGAAGCCCATCGTCGGGATCTCCATGGAACAAACCATCAGGTCAACAACATGGTCAACAGCCTGGAGCTGGTTCCAAACCTTGGAATCAAGGACCTGGAGGTCCGGCTGGAACTTTTGGAACTGGACCGCAAGGTTCTACAGGCCCCAATGCAGGCAAACCGGGTGTAACGAATCAGCCAGGATGGAACAAGGGGCCTGAAACAGGCTCCGGATGTTCTGGCAATAATTCACCAGGCTCCGGATGCGGTCAAG ACTCAAGTGGTGTTGGTCCAGTAAAGCAAGGACCAGTGCCGTTCGGTAGCCCCAATGCGGGCAATGTTCAGAAACAAGGATCTCCAAACTATTCAACCAGTCCTACGGGAGGCTACGGCCCTCAGGGATCAAGTCCTACGCCTGGATGTGGTCCTTACGGTAACTGTGGACCTACATCCGGTGGCGGTCCAGGATATCCAGGCAAACCGGGAAGTCCAGGAA GTCCAGGCAGTCCAGGATGTACCGGTGGTCCTTATGGAAATTGTGGTGGAGCTGCACCTGGTGGATCTCCTGTGAAGAGTGGACCATTTGCTGGTCATCCGGGAAGCGGATCGCCTTACGGTGGAACACCAGGAAGTCCGGGTGCTCCAGGTGCTCCAGGAGGTCAAGGACCAGGCAGTCCAGGAAGTCCAGGATGTACCGGTGGTCCTTATGGTAATTGTGGAACTGCACCTGGTGGATCTCCCGTGAAGAGTGGACCATTTGCTGGTCATCCGGGAAGCGGATCGCCTTACGGTGGAACACCAGGAAGTCCGG GAAGTCCAGGATGTACCGGTGGTCCTTATGGTAATTGTGGAACTGCACCTGGTGGATCTCCCGTGAAGAATGGACCGGCTGGTTATCCGGGAAGTGGATCACCTGAAAGCCCAAATGGTTCAGATGGGCACCCAGGGGGCCCAGCATATCCAGGTAGTTCTGGAAGTCCAGGAGGTCAAGGCGGGCCGGGATATCCAGGCAGTCCGGGAAGCTCAGGAAAACCAGGAGGTCCAGGAAGTCCAGGATGTACTGGTAGCCCGTATGGAAATTGTGGTGGAGCTACACCTGGTGGATCTCCAGTGACGGGTGGACCATTTGGGGGCCATCCGGGAAGCGGATCGCCTTACGGTGGAATACCAGGAAGTTCAGGCAGTCCAGGAGGTCCAGGATACCCAGGCAAACCAGGAAGTCCAGGAAGTTCAGGTGGTCCCGGTGCTCCAGAAGGTCCAAAATATCCGGGTAGTTCAGGAAGTCCAGGATGTACCGGTGGTCGCTATGGAAATTGTGATGGGTCTGCACCTGGTGGATCTCCAGTGAAGAATGGACCATTTGCTGGTCATCCAGAAAGCGGTTCACCTTATGGTGGTACACCTGGAAGTCCAGGCAGTCCAGGAGGTCCAGGATATCCAGGCAGCCCGGGAAGTCCAGGAGGTCCAGGTAGACCAGGAAGTCCAGGAAGTCCAGGAAGTCATGGAGGCCCAGGATATCCAAGCAGACCAGGAAGTTCGGGAAGTCCAGGAGGTCCAGGAAGTCCAGGAGGTCCAGGAAGTCCAGGATGTACTGGTGGTCCGTATGGAAATTGTGGTGGAGCTGCACCTGGTGGATCTCCAGTGAAGGGTGGACCATTTGGTGGTCATCCGGGAAGCGGATCGCCTTACGGTGGAACACCAGGAAGTTTAGGCAGTCCAGGAGGTCCAGGATACCCAGGCAAACCAGGAAGTCCAGGAAGTTCAGGTGGTCCCGGTGCTCCAGGAGGTCCAAAATATCCGGGTAGTTCGGGAAGTCCGGGAGATCAAGAAGGACCAGGCAGTCCAGGAAGTCCAGGATGTACCGGTGGTCGTTATGGAAATTGTGATGGGTCTGCACCTGGTGGATTTCCAGTGAAGAATGAACCATTCGCTGGTCATCCAGGAAGCAGTTCGCCTTACGGTGGTACACCTGGAAGTCCAGGCAGCCCAGGAGGTCCAGGATATCCAGGCAGTCCGGGAAGTCCGGGAGGTCCAGGTAGACCAGGAAGTCAAGGAGGCTATCCAAGCAGTCCGGGAAGTTCTGGAAGTCCAGGAGGTCCAGGAAGTCCAGGATGTACTGGTGGTCCGTATGGAAATTGTGGTGGAGCTGCACCTGGTGGATCTCCCGTGAAGAATGGGCCATTTACTGGTCATCCGGGAAGTGGATCGCCTAATGTGGGCTCTCCTGGAAGTCCAGGAGGTCCAGGATATCCAGCCAGTCCGGGAAGTCCAGGAAGTCCAGGATGTACCAGTGGTCCTTACGGTAATTGTGGAGCTACACCTGGTGGATCTCCGTATGGGCCATCTGCTGGACATCCAGGACATCCAGGAAGTGGATCACCTATCGGTGGTTCTCTTGGAAGTCCAGGAGGATCAGGATATCCAGGCAGTCCGGGTAGTCCAGGGAGTCCAGGTGGATCTCAAACACCATATGGACCGTTTACAGGCGTAAGCACAAGTGCTGGTGCTCACGCTGGTGTGAGTGGACCAAGTCCTGGAAGTAGGCACCCTCCTGGAACACCAGGAAGTGGGTCACCTGGCTCCAGTCCCTCGTACTCGCCAAATGGTCCTTATGGTGGTCAGAAGCCTGGACCTTATGGACCTAGCAGCGGAGCTCCGGGAGTGAAAGGAGGTCCGAGCGGTGCAGGGCACCCACCTGGAACACCAGGAAGTGGAGCACCAGGCTCCAGTCCCTCGTACTCGCCAAATGCTCCATCTAGCAATTCTCCGTTTGGAAACGCAGGAACACCAGGTTCTCCAAATGGACCTTATGGTGGTCAGAAGCCTGGACCTTATGGACCTGGGAGTGGAGCTCCGGGCGTGAAAGGAGGCCCGGGCGGTTCAGGGCCTGGCACTTCACCAAACGGTCCTTACCCTGGAAATGGAAAACCTAGCCCTGGCAGCAGTCCATCCGCGCCAGGAGCATCTCCCAACAAGCCAGGCGCTGGAAATGGACACCCACCCGGTGGTCAAAGTAAACCCGACGGAGACAGTAAAATCTTTTACATAAACGTGAATCCTGCTCCGGGAACTCCGGCTGGAAGCAAGCCTCACGGTAACACTGGTCCTCATGGAGGACCTGGAACGACGAAATCTCCCTTCGGAACTGGACCGTCTGAACCGACTAGACCATATCAACCTGGTCCTCATGGCGGCGCTGGAACCACTAAACCTGCTTACCAACCAGGTCCTCATGAAGATGCAGGACCTACGAAGTCTCCTTTCCAGCCAAGTCCTTATGGCGGTGCTGGAACCACAAAATCTCCTTTCCAAACAAGTCCTTATGGCGGAGCTGGAACTGCAAAGCCTCCTTACCAACCAGGTCCTCATGCAAATACAGCACCCACGAAGTCTCCTTTCCAACCAGGACCTTATGGTGGAGCTGGAACGACGAAATCTCCCTATCCAAATGGACCTCACGCAGGCACTCCTGGAGGTAGCCCTGGCTGGCCCGGTTCAGGAATAAACGGACCAACGAACCAAAGCCCGTTAGGCGTACAACCTGGAAGCGGTACGAGCGGTTGTACAG GTAGTGGTCAGGGTTGCGGAAGCGGATGCAGTCAGAGTAACTCTCCGGGCGGCAAACCTTGCGATGAAAACAATATTCCTAACATCGAAAAGCTCTCTGGACCGGCAGGCGAAGGGCCCGACGATTTCTCGCAATCTTCGCAAGCAGTGTTCCCTCCTGGTGAAGCCATTCGACCATCCAACGCACCTGGCTGCACTTATGGCAGTTGTCCGCCTGGATCGGGTCCATCGCCCGGTGGCAAACCGGACAACGTGAATAAAATTCCCGGAGGGCCTGGAACGTATGAATGGAATCCCTTTTTGACTGGAAAAGTGTCGCCTCCTAGTAGTG GTGGCTCGTACCCTACAGCAACTACCAGCAAGCCAATTGGTGTTGGGAACCCCTTCTTCGGAGGAGGACCTGCAGTTGGCGTAGGAGCTGGAGCTGGTGCATGGAGCGGCGCCAGTTCCGGAAGTCACGTCCCTCAGAACGGAAACTCTCCGTTTGGAGAGGGATCGACGAAACCCGTGGGTAAAGACAATCCGTTCTTTGGACCAGGATCAGGACCCACGCGTGGCGATATCGGGGGCACAGGTGGTCCAAAGACTGGAGGACCAGGTTTTCAGACACAGCCCCCAAACAGCATCGTTGGAGGTGGAGCGGGCCAACCATCGAGTGGGAATCCATTCGGTGTTGGAGCAGGTTCTGCAGCAGGTACCTTCGGTCACTATCCTGGTTCAGGTCCTGAATCTGGTAACGGcggcggaggtcctgggggagtgAAGAAACCGTTAGGAACACATCGTGGTAGCGGAAGCGGAGGTGGCGTTGGAATTGGTTTGGACGGTTTTGGAAACTTACCTGGACACGAAAACGGCGGCTCCTTCGGTGGAGCGTTTTCTGGCGCCTTCAGCAGCGCTCATGCCTCCAGTTTCGCTGACTCGAAGGCTGCCTCGTTTGGCTTGGGAG GGCCAAATCCAAATTTCGGAGAGGGGAATGGCGGAAATTGGGCCTCCAGTGGCGCGGCAAGTCAAGCCGGAAGTGGTTCCTGGTCCTCCAGCGGAGCATCCGCTTACGCCAGCAGCAGCGCAGGCA GCTGGGCAGGCGCAGGACCACACGCTGTGAAAGGATAG